A genomic window from Candidatus Binataceae bacterium includes:
- a CDS encoding isocitrate lyase/phosphoenolpyruvate mutase family protein — protein KAEALRRMHDRSRILVLVNVWDAMSARAVEDAGARAIATSSATLSHSIGYADGESAPRAEFVGAIARIARAVHAPVTADTESGFGRTPAEVAETVRMVIEAGAVGINLEDGVIERRGELYEPAQALERLNAARDAAARAGVPIVINARTDVFLLGVGPKEERLAHAVRRANLYREAGADCLFVPGVRDPETIGALAKQINGPINILAGPTSPPVGELERLGVARVSVGSWPGLAAFALARNIAQELLGAGTYNFMTGAVTYPEANAMMKRRGPAPRS, from the coding sequence AAGGCCGAAGCGTTGCGCAGGATGCACGACCGCTCGCGTATCCTGGTGCTGGTCAACGTGTGGGATGCGATGAGCGCCCGCGCGGTCGAGGATGCCGGCGCCCGCGCGATCGCCACGAGCAGCGCCACATTGTCCCATTCGATCGGCTATGCCGACGGCGAGTCCGCGCCACGCGCTGAATTCGTCGGCGCTATAGCGCGGATCGCGCGCGCCGTGCACGCTCCGGTCACCGCCGATACCGAATCCGGCTTCGGCCGCACGCCCGCCGAAGTCGCCGAAACCGTCCGGATGGTGATCGAAGCGGGCGCGGTCGGGATCAATCTCGAGGACGGAGTGATCGAACGCCGCGGCGAACTGTACGAACCGGCACAGGCGCTCGAGCGGCTTAACGCGGCGCGCGACGCCGCGGCAAGAGCCGGCGTGCCGATTGTGATCAATGCGCGCACCGACGTCTTTCTGCTCGGTGTCGGCCCCAAAGAGGAGCGTCTTGCCCATGCGGTGCGGCGCGCCAATCTCTACCGCGAGGCGGGCGCCGATTGCCTGTTCGTGCCGGGCGTGCGCGATCCGGAAACCATCGGCGCGCTGGCGAAGCAAATCAACGGACCGATCAACATCCTCGCCGGCCCGACTTCGCCGCCGGTCGGCGAGTTGGAACGCCTTGGCGTGGCGCGGGTCAGCGTCGGTTCATGGCCGGGCCTCGCGGCCTTCGCGCTCGCGCGCAATATCGCGCAGGAGCTGCTCGGAGCGGGGACGTATAACTTCATGACCGGCGCCGTCACCTATCCGGAGGCCAACGCGATGATGAAGCGGCGCGGACCAGCGCCGCGTTCCTAG